From the genome of Streptomyces sp. S4.7:
ATCCGCCAGCCCGCCATAGCGCGCGTCCTGGCCGAGCATTCCGTCGACACCGTGGTGCACATGGACGTGACGGGCACACCGCTCGGCGCCGGCGGCCGGACGGCGGTCAAGGAGACCAACGTCATCGGCACCATGCAGCTGCTCGGTGCCTGCCAGAAGTCGCCCACCGTCGAGCGCCTGGTCGTCAAGTCCAGCACGAGCGTGTACGGCGCCGCGCCCCGCGACCCGGCCGTCTTCACCGAGACCACCCCGCCCAAGTCGCTGCCCAGCGGCGGCTTCGCGAAGGACGCGGTGGAGGTCGAGGGGTACGTACGCGGCTTCGCACGCCGCCGCCCGGACGTCGCCGTGTGCGTACTGCGCTTCGCGAACATCCTCGGGCCCGCGGCGGACTCACCGCTGGCCGAGTATCTGTCGCTGCCCGTGCTGCCGACGGTCTTCGGCTACGACCCGCGGCTCCAGTTCGTCCACGAGGACGACGTCATCGACGTCCTGCGGATCGCCCTGCACGAGCCCCGGCGGGGCACGCTCAACAGCGGGACCTTCAACATCGCCGGTGACGGCGTGCTGTTGCTCTCGCAGTGCTCCCGGCGGCTCGGCAGGCCGACGGTGCCGCTCCTGCTGCCGGCCGTGACCTGGGTCGGCTCCGCGCTGCGCACGCTCGGCATGACGGACTTCTCGCCCGAGCAGATCCGGCTGCTGACCCACGGCAGGGTCGTCAGCACGGACCAGATGCGCGAGACACTGGGGTTCGTACCCACGTACACGACGGCGGAGGCCTTCACGGACTTCGCACGTAGCCGGGGTGCCGGACTGTTGCCGCCGGAGGCTGTCGCCGACGCGGTCGACCAGTTCGCCACCCTCGTCAGCAAGGAGCGCAGCTAAATGGCCGATGCCAAGGTCATCCCCTTCGGCGAAGAGCCCCGGTCACGGCGCGCGGCGAAGCGCGCGCGGGGGCGCGGCCCGTCGTCTCCGTCCGCATCCCCCTCCTCGCCCTCGCCCTCGTCGGGTTCCGGTTCGGGATCGGATTCCGGGGCCGCGGCGACATCCGGCCCGCACTCGCTCTCTTCCGTTCCCGATCAGCCGGACGGGGTCGAGGACTCCCCGCACGTTGACGAGCAGACGCCCGGTCCGGCCCAGCCGCACGCCGCCGCGCACGGGACCGGAGGCCCCGCCATGGCCGAAGACCCGGCCGAAGACCCGGCCGCAGGTGCGACCGAGGACGGGGCCGAGTCCGGTGGCGGTGACTGGGACCGGCGGCTCGCCGAGGGCTTCGCCTTCCTGCGGCGCCGCGTCACCGGTGACTACGCGGTCGACGAGTTCGGGTACGACAAGGAACTCACCGACCAGGTCCTGATGTCGCTGATCCGCCCGCTCTACGCGAACTACTTCCGCGTCGAGGTGAAGGGCATCGAGAACATCCCCTCCGACGGCGGCGCCCTGGTGGTGTCCAACCACTCCGGCACCCTCCCGCTCGACGGGCTGATGATGCAGGTCGCCGTCCACGACAACCACCCCGCCGGCCGCCATCTGCGGCTGCTAGCCGCCGACCTGGTGTTCATGCTGCCGGTCGTCAACGAGCTGGCGCGCAAGGCCGGTCACACCCTGGCGTGCGCCGAGGACGCGGAGCGGCTGCTCCAGCGCGGTGAGATCGTGGGCGTGATGCCGGAGGGCTTCAAGGGACTCGGGAAGCCCTTCGGTGAGCGGTACAAGTTGCAGCGCTTCGGCCGGGGCGGTTTCGTCTCCACGGCGCTGCGGCACGGTGTGCCGATCGTGCCGTGCTCGATCGTCGGGGCGGAGGAGATCTACCCGATGATCGGCAACTCCAAGACGCTGGCACGGCTGCTGGGATTCCCGTACTTCCCGATCACGCCGACGTTCCCGTGGCTCGGGCCGCTGGGCGCGCTGCCGCTGCCGACGAAGTGGACGATCCAGTTCGGCGAGCCGATCCCCACGGACGGTTATCCGCCGGAGGCGGCCGAGGACCCGATGCTCATGTTCAACCTGACCGATCAGGTACGGGAACAGATCCAGCACACGCTCTACAAGCTGCTGGTGCAGCGCCGGTCGGTCTTCTTCTGACCGAGTGGCGGCGCCATACGGAAGGGGCGAGGGCCAGTGGCCCTCGCCCCTTCGTACGGGGTGCCTCAGTCGGCGATACAGGCGGTATCAGGCTGTGTCAGTCTGTATCAGTCGTCGTCCGTGTCGATGCCGAGACCCGGCAGCAGGCCGGGCAGCAGCGGCGGGATCGTGACGTCCGGGGCCGGTGCGATACCGCCCTCGCCGGGTGCCGACGGAAGACCGCTGCCGGACGGCGGATTGAGCAGATCGCCGGGCGCGTCGGGCAGCAGCCCGTCGTGCTCCGGGGTGCCGGGAGCCGACGGGCTCGGCTTGCCCCCGCTGTCCGGACGGCCCTGGTCGGAGGCCGACTTCGACGGTGACGGGCTGCCGTCCGTACCGCTGGAGGTGTCGGAGTCCGCCGTGGGGCCGCCTGGTGCCTGCGAGCCGCCGTTCTTGTCGGGACTGCGCGGCAGCAGCGCCTGCAACGGGGCGACGTCCTCGTCTATGGCGTCGAACACCGAGTTGACCTGGCTTCCCACGTCGCTCAGCTGCGGTGGCAGCCGGTCCCGCAGGCCGTTCCAGATGGCGCGGTGCGATTCGGAGAACGAGGAGAGCGTCGCGATCGACTTGATCTTGCCGTCCTTCTCGTACGCCCGGTTCAGCAGCCGGTGGCCCTCGGTCGCGTCGTGCCGCATGCCGTTGAGCGCCCGGCGGATCTCACCGAGCGATTCATGGTCCAGCGCGCCGGAACGCCCGCGCTCCAGCAGCCGGCGGGCCTCGTTCAGCCGGGTCGAGGCGTGGTCGAGGTAGAGGCCGCCGCGGTCGGCGTCCTCGTCGGCCATGCCGAGCTTGAAGTCCTCCATGCCGCGCTTCAGCCCGTACAGCGAATCACCGGGCAGGGCGTCGGAACTGGCAGCGGCCACTCCGCCGAAGGCACCGGCGGCCACGCCGACGGTGAGTCCTCCGGCCGCGAGCCCCTTCGACCAGCGAGCCTTCGGCTGGAGCCTCCGGAACTTCCGGAGCGGGGAGGCCCGGTGGGCTCCCCTTCCCGATGTCCGCCGTTGCTCGGGCACCGTAGGTCCCGTGGACGTCGCTCCGCCCTCAGTGCCCTCCAGCAGCATGGCCTCCATGGCTGCCACGAGCTGTGCTCGCTGCACCACTTTGACCTCGGGGTCCAGCTTGGGTCTCGGTAGCTCGCCGAGACCGTTCGCCACGGCCAACAGCCGCCCCTGCTCAGTCGGTTCGGCCGACGCGGCGGGCTGTTCCACCGCAGCGCCCGGGGGCGTCCGGTCTTCCAGAGCCTGGGCGAAGGCGTTCGCCCGCCGGTGTGCCGAGACATTCGCGATCACTGGCGGCACCTCCTCTCGTCATGACGATCGACTCCCCTGACCGTTCGGAAGGTTGCACGCCTTGAGCGCATCCACAGGGAGCCTGCATCCCGCACAACGAGCGTCGCGGCACTTGGGTTACGCGCGAAAGATGATCGGACCAGTGCGTCATCGGGGCGTCACCGACGGTGAGTTGAACGGTGCGCCGGCCGGCCGTCAGCGGGCGTCCTCCGGGAGCAGCCGCGCCAGCGTGCGCACGGCCCGGTACTGCAAGGTCTTGATCGCTCCTTCGTTCTTGCCCATCACTCGGGCGGTCTCGGCGACCGAGAGCCCTTGCAGGAATCGCAGGGTCACGCACTCCTGCTGCTGGGGGTTGAGTTTCCGTACGGCTTCGAGCAGTGCGGCGTTCGAGAGGGACTCTAGGACGGAGTCCTCCGGGCTGCGCTCCACCTCGTTGGCGTCGAGCATTTCGCCGGTGGTCACTTCCAGCCGGAAACGGCTCGACTTGAAGTGGTCGGCGACCAGGTTCCGCGCGATCGTGACCAGCCAGGCACCGAAGTCGCGGCCCTGCCAGGTGAACGTGGAGATACGCCGCAGGGCGCGCAGGAAGGTCTCACTGGTGAGGTCCTCCGCCGTCGCCTTGCCGCCCACGCGGTAGTAGATGTAGCGGTAGACGGTGTCGCTGTACTGGTCGTACAGCCTGCCGAACGCTTCGGCCTCGCCGGCCTGGGCGCGCTCGACGAGCTCCATCATGCGGGCGCTGTCGCTGTCCGCCGTGGGTCGGCGGACGGGGGTGGAGGCGGCGGTGGTGCTGCTGTGTCGGCTTCCCCGTCTGCCGACCGCCGCACCGCCGTTCGCCAGGGCATAGCAAGGACCAATAGGGCCGCTCATGGCAGGGGCCGTGGCGGCGTGGGCGGGGACGGCGTACGCGGTGGGGACGAAGCCGCGCAAGCGGTCGAGGACCGATGCGCGCAGCGTAGCCAGGCCCGAGGTGTCAACCCCGACGTGTGGGTACACGGGACTCCCAGAGGCAGAGCTTCCATCACGTTCAGTGCTGGACCGTTCATCCGTCGTGGCGACGTGTGGGGTCCGGTATGCGTCTGAGGAGAATAACGCTTCGTACAGGCAGCGCTACACCCAGTTGCTCAAATCATCGATTACGTCGCTTCTGTTACGCCTATACGGCGAATCAAGCAGCACATTGTGAGCGGTTATTGATCGCTTGACGTAACGATGTGTCAGCTGACGTGATCGGTGGCGGTCGATTCGCCGATCGCGGGCGCGTGTCCGGAGGGACCCGGGGGCTCAGCGGCGGCGGCGGTGCAGTGCCACCGCGGCGGCCGTGCCGCCCGCCAGCGCGCCGACCCCGGCGGCGGCCGGGATGCCGACCTTGGCCGCCTTGCGGCCCGTCCGGTAGTCGCGCAGCCGCCACTCACGGTCCTTGGCGTGCCTGCGGAGCTTGCTGTCCGGGTTGATCGCGTACGGATGTCCGACCAGCGACAGCATCGGGATGTCGTTGTGCGAGTCGCTGTACGCCGCGCAGCGGGCCAGGTCGAAGTCCTCGGCCGTGGCCAGCGCCCGTACCGCCTCGGCCTTCGCCGGGCCGTGCAGGGGCTCGCCGACGAGCTTGCCGGTGTAGACGCCGTCGATCGACTCGGCGACCGTGCCGAGCGCGCCGGTCAGTCCCAGCCGCCGGGCGATGATCGTGGCCGTCTCGACGGGCGCGGCGGTCACCAGCCAGACCTGCTGCCCGGCGTCGAGGTGCGCCTGGGCGAGGGTGCGGGTGCCCGGCCAGATGCGGTCGGCCATGTACTCGTCGTAGATCTCCTCGCCGATGGACATCAGCTCGGAGACCCGGTGGCCCTTGACGATCGACAGCGCGCTGTCCCGCGCGTCCTGCATGTGCTGCGGGTCCTCGACGCCGGCGAGCCGGAACCAGGCCTGCTGCCAGGCGAACCTGGCCAGTTCGCGGCGCTGGAAGAACTTCCGCTTGTACAGCCCGCGTCCGAAGTGGAAGATCGCGGCGCCCTGCATGACGGTGTTGTCCAGGTCGAAGAACGCGGCGGCGCGCGCGTCCCCGATGACCGGGAAGTCGGGCACGAGCGGCTCGGCGGTGCCTGCCGGTGCCGCGCCGATGTCGTCGATCTCCTGCGACGACTTGAGTCCTGCCTCTGCTGCGGCCTCACCCGCGAGCACGCTCCGTGCTGTCGCGGAGCGCTTACGGGGGGTGAGCCATCCCAGTGCGGCCATAGCGTGAGCATAGTCAGTCTGTTCGGCACTTCCGGACGCGCCGGAGTGCCGTCGGTGTGAACTCTCCGGGAAGGCGGGGCACGGAGAACGTGCGGACGTCTCCGGGGCGGCTTCCGGACGGCGGAGAATGGATCTCATGAGCCCTCTCCTGCGCCGTACGAAGAAGAAGCCCGCCGAGCGTGTGGTGACGCTCGTCTCCAAACCCGGCTGTCATCTCTGCGACGACGCGCGCGCCGTCGTGGCCGCCGTCTGTGCCGAGACCGGGGCGTCCTGGGAGGAGAAGGACATCACGGTCGACGAAGAGTTGCACCGCGCCTACTGGGAGCAGATTCCGGTCGTGCTCGTGGACGGTGAACAGCACACCTTCTGGCGCGTTGACGCCGGTCGGCTCCGCAGGGAACTGGGGACCTGACAGAAAGACGGTTACGATCGTGGGCGCTTTGCCGAGCTTTTTCCGAAGAACCGGGACGACCGGCTCCGGTGGGCGTGGCGAAGCGGTCTCGGGGGCGTGGTCATGAGGAGTTGTACGGTTTTGCCCCCATCATGGGTTCAACGGGCCGGTGCGGCCGAGGGGTCCAAGATCCCTCGTTCGGGTCGCGTGACCCCGGTCACTTCGTACGGACAAAGCGGACACAATCTTTGTGCACGCGTTCACAAAGGCATACCCTGCACACGACGGGGCGGTCCTGGGACAAACGGCCGCCTGCAGCCCCGCTCATCCCGCAGGAGCACCGTGGCAACTGGCCGAACTCACCGACCGGCGACCCGTAGCCGAGGAATCCCCGAGGCCACGGTCGCCCGGCTTCCGCTGTATCTGCGGGCGCTCACCGCACTCTCCGAGCGCTCCGTACCCACTGTGTCGTCCGAGGAACTCGCCGTGGCCGCCGGGGTCAACTCCGCGAAGCTGCGCAAGGACTTCTCGTACCTCGGCTCGTACGGAACGCGCGGTGTCGGGTACGACGTGGAGTACCTCGTCTACCAGATCTCCCGCGAACTCGGCCTCACGCAGGACTGGCCGGTCGTCATCGTCGGTATCGGCAACCTCGGCGCCGCCCTCGCCAACTACGGCGGATTCGCCTCCCGCGGCTTCCGCGTCGCCGCGCTGATCGACGCCGATCGCGAGATGGCCGGCAAGCCCGTCGCCGGGATGCCCGTCCAGCACACGGACGAGCTGGAGCGGATCATCAGCGACAACGGCGTCTCCATCGGGGTCATCGCGACCCCTGCGGGCGGTGCCCAGCAGGTCTGCGAGCGGCTGGTCGCCGCCGGAGTCACCTCGATCCTCAACTTCGCGCCGACCGTGCTGACCGTGCCCGACGGTGTGGACGTACGGAAGGTCGACCTCTCGATCGAGCTCCAGATCCTCGCCTTCCACGAGCAGCGCAAGGCCGGTGAGGAAGCCGCCGCCGCCGAGGCGGGCACGCCGCCGCCGATCCGCTCGACCGGCGCCGGCCGGAAGGGACCCGACGGGGACGTCCCCGCCGTGATGCCGGCATGAGTCTTCTGGTCATCGGTCTGAGCCACCGCAGCGCGCCCGTGAGCGTGCTGGACCGGGCGTCGCTGTCACCGGACGGCCGGATCAAGCTCCTTCAGGACGTGCTCGCCGCCGAACCGGCGACCGAGGCGGCCGTCCTCACGACGTGCAACCGGGTCGAGCTGTACGCGGACGTGGACAAGTTCCACGCGGGCGTCGCCGAGTTGTCCACCCTTCTCGCCCGGCACAGCGGCGTCGGCCTGGACGAGCTGACTCCTTATCTCTATGTGCACTACGAGGACCGCGCCGTCCACCATCTCTTCACGGTGGCCTGCGGACTGGACTCGATGGTCGTCGGCGAGGGCCAGATCCTCGGCCAGATCAAGGACGCGCTCGCCAGCGGCCAGGAGTTGCACACCGCGGGCCGGCTCCTCAACGACCTTTTCCAGCAGGCGCTGCGCGTCGGCAAGCGCGCCCACAGCGAGACCGGGATCGACCGGGCCGGGCAGTCGCTCGTCACCTTCGGACTCGAACAGCTCGCCGCCGGCGCGGATGTCGGCACCTGGGCCGGGGGCCGGCGCGCGCTGGTGATCGGCGCCGGGTCGATGTCCTCGCTCGCCGCCGCGACGCTCGCCCGTGCCGGGGTCGCCGAGATCGTCGTCGCCAACCGCACGGCGTCCCGCGCGGAGCGCCTGGTGGCGATCCTGGGCGAGCCCGGCGGTACGGGAGTCAAGGCCCGCGCCGTCGCCATGGGCGCTGTCGACGCAGAGTTGACACGTGCCGACATCGTCGTCTCCTGTACCGGCGCCACCGGTCTCGTCCTGACGGCCGACGCCGTCGGGGCCGCCATGGGCCCCGTCCCCGGTGACCGGGAGATCGCGCTCCTCGACCTCGCCATGCCCCGCGACATCGACGCCGCCGTCCACCGCCTCGGCGGCGCCCGGCTGATCGACATCGAGTCCCTGGCCGACGCCTCCGCCGACGCCCCGATGGCCGCCGACGTCGACGAGGTCAAGCGGATCGTCGCCGACGAGGTCGCGGCCTTCGGCGCCGCCCAGCGCGCCGCCCACATCACCCCGACCGTGGTCGCCCTGCGCGCCATGGCCGCCGACGTCGTCACCAACGAGATCACGCGTCTCGAAGGCCGGCTCCCCGGCCTCGACGAGCGCCAGCGCGCCGAGATCACCCAGACCGTGCGCCGCGTCGTGGACAAGCTTCTGCACGCCCCGACCGTGCGGGTGAAGCAGCTCGCCGGTGAGCCGGGCGGCGCGGGTTACGCGGACGCGCTGCGCGAACTGTTCGACCTCGACCCGCAGACGGTCGCCGCCGTCAGCCGGGCCGACCGGAGCGAGGCCGCCGACCGGAACGCGGTCGACCTCAAGAACCGAGGGCGGGTATGACCGACAAGACACTGAGACTCGGGACCAGGCGCAGCAGGCTCGCCATGGCCCAGTCCGGGCAAGTGGCCGACGCCGTCAGGGAGCTGACCGGACGGCGCGTGGAGCTCGTCGAGATCACGACGTACGGCGACACCTCCCGCGAGCAGCTG
Proteins encoded in this window:
- a CDS encoding glutamyl-tRNA reductase, which gives rise to MSLLVIGLSHRSAPVSVLDRASLSPDGRIKLLQDVLAAEPATEAAVLTTCNRVELYADVDKFHAGVAELSTLLARHSGVGLDELTPYLYVHYEDRAVHHLFTVACGLDSMVVGEGQILGQIKDALASGQELHTAGRLLNDLFQQALRVGKRAHSETGIDRAGQSLVTFGLEQLAAGADVGTWAGGRRALVIGAGSMSSLAAATLARAGVAEIVVANRTASRAERLVAILGEPGGTGVKARAVAMGAVDAELTRADIVVSCTGATGLVLTADAVGAAMGPVPGDREIALLDLAMPRDIDAAVHRLGGARLIDIESLADASADAPMAADVDEVKRIVADEVAAFGAAQRAAHITPTVVALRAMAADVVTNEITRLEGRLPGLDERQRAEITQTVRRVVDKLLHAPTVRVKQLAGEPGGAGYADALRELFDLDPQTVAAVSRADRSEAADRNAVDLKNRGRV
- a CDS encoding NAD-dependent epimerase/dehydratase family protein, whose translation is MGKVVLVTGVARQLGSRLVRRILRDSEVDRVIGVDAVTPEHSLGGADFVRADIRQPAIARVLAEHSVDTVVHMDVTGTPLGAGGRTAVKETNVIGTMQLLGACQKSPTVERLVVKSSTSVYGAAPRDPAVFTETTPPKSLPSGGFAKDAVEVEGYVRGFARRRPDVAVCVLRFANILGPAADSPLAEYLSLPVLPTVFGYDPRLQFVHEDDVIDVLRIALHEPRRGTLNSGTFNIAGDGVLLLSQCSRRLGRPTVPLLLPAVTWVGSALRTLGMTDFSPEQIRLLTHGRVVSTDQMRETLGFVPTYTTAEAFTDFARSRGAGLLPPEAVADAVDQFATLVSKERS
- a CDS encoding DUF5667 domain-containing protein; the encoded protein is MIANVSAHRRANAFAQALEDRTPPGAAVEQPAASAEPTEQGRLLAVANGLGELPRPKLDPEVKVVQRAQLVAAMEAMLLEGTEGGATSTGPTVPEQRRTSGRGAHRASPLRKFRRLQPKARWSKGLAAGGLTVGVAAGAFGGVAAASSDALPGDSLYGLKRGMEDFKLGMADEDADRGGLYLDHASTRLNEARRLLERGRSGALDHESLGEIRRALNGMRHDATEGHRLLNRAYEKDGKIKSIATLSSFSESHRAIWNGLRDRLPPQLSDVGSQVNSVFDAIDEDVAPLQALLPRSPDKNGGSQAPGGPTADSDTSSGTDGSPSPSKSASDQGRPDSGGKPSPSAPGTPEHDGLLPDAPGDLLNPPSGSGLPSAPGEGGIAPAPDVTIPPLLPGLLPGLGIDTDDD
- a CDS encoding redox-sensing transcriptional repressor Rex is translated as MATGRTHRPATRSRGIPEATVARLPLYLRALTALSERSVPTVSSEELAVAAGVNSAKLRKDFSYLGSYGTRGVGYDVEYLVYQISRELGLTQDWPVVIVGIGNLGAALANYGGFASRGFRVAALIDADREMAGKPVAGMPVQHTDELERIISDNGVSIGVIATPAGGAQQVCERLVAAGVTSILNFAPTVLTVPDGVDVRKVDLSIELQILAFHEQRKAGEEAAAAEAGTPPPIRSTGAGRKGPDGDVPAVMPA
- a CDS encoding lysophospholipid acyltransferase family protein, with protein sequence MADAKVIPFGEEPRSRRAAKRARGRGPSSPSASPSSPSPSSGSGSGSDSGAAATSGPHSLSSVPDQPDGVEDSPHVDEQTPGPAQPHAAAHGTGGPAMAEDPAEDPAAGATEDGAESGGGDWDRRLAEGFAFLRRRVTGDYAVDEFGYDKELTDQVLMSLIRPLYANYFRVEVKGIENIPSDGGALVVSNHSGTLPLDGLMMQVAVHDNHPAGRHLRLLAADLVFMLPVVNELARKAGHTLACAEDAERLLQRGEIVGVMPEGFKGLGKPFGERYKLQRFGRGGFVSTALRHGVPIVPCSIVGAEEIYPMIGNSKTLARLLGFPYFPITPTFPWLGPLGALPLPTKWTIQFGEPIPTDGYPPEAAEDPMLMFNLTDQVREQIQHTLYKLLVQRRSVFF
- a CDS encoding HAD-IB family hydrolase; this translates as MAALGWLTPRKRSATARSVLAGEAAAEAGLKSSQEIDDIGAAPAGTAEPLVPDFPVIGDARAAAFFDLDNTVMQGAAIFHFGRGLYKRKFFQRRELARFAWQQAWFRLAGVEDPQHMQDARDSALSIVKGHRVSELMSIGEEIYDEYMADRIWPGTRTLAQAHLDAGQQVWLVTAAPVETATIIARRLGLTGALGTVAESIDGVYTGKLVGEPLHGPAKAEAVRALATAEDFDLARCAAYSDSHNDIPMLSLVGHPYAINPDSKLRRHAKDREWRLRDYRTGRKAAKVGIPAAAGVGALAGGTAAAVALHRRRR
- a CDS encoding ECF subfamily RNA polymerase sigma factor, BldN family; the encoded protein is MYPHVGVDTSGLATLRASVLDRLRGFVPTAYAVPAHAATAPAMSGPIGPCYALANGGAAVGRRGSRHSSTTAASTPVRRPTADSDSARMMELVERAQAGEAEAFGRLYDQYSDTVYRYIYYRVGGKATAEDLTSETFLRALRRISTFTWQGRDFGAWLVTIARNLVADHFKSSRFRLEVTTGEMLDANEVERSPEDSVLESLSNAALLEAVRKLNPQQQECVTLRFLQGLSVAETARVMGKNEGAIKTLQYRAVRTLARLLPEDAR
- a CDS encoding glutaredoxin family protein: MSPLLRRTKKKPAERVVTLVSKPGCHLCDDARAVVAAVCAETGASWEEKDITVDEELHRAYWEQIPVVLVDGEQHTFWRVDAGRLRRELGT